In Vibrio sp. 10N, the following proteins share a genomic window:
- a CDS encoding cysteine desulfurase-like protein, with protein sequence MHFTPDEARRQFTALNQKHNDKPVVFLDGPGGSQVPQSVLRAMNEYLGAYNSNLGGHYFSSKHTVELVGLARACGRDFVNAPSADNIVFGANMTSLTFQLSRAIAREWREGDEVIVTALDHYSNVSSWEQAAEDRGAVVKQAKVNTQDCSMDLEHFESLLSTKTKLVAVTYASNTTGTITDIKRIVELAKQYDAAVYVDAVHYAPHNLIDVQALGCDFLVCSAYKFFGPHLGVAYISSDWLQTLRPYKVEPATDIGPGRFETGTQSFEALAGFIAAVEYLASWGEGTSLRAQLTSAFEAMGKHEELLSRYFLQRLSQAEGLTLYGSQESSHTVRTPTFALRSNTHTPEQLARALGEQNICVWNGHFYALGLVRQLELEEKGGVLRVGFMHYNTLEEVDYFFDALESL encoded by the coding sequence ATGCACTTCACTCCTGATGAAGCGCGCCGTCAGTTCACGGCTCTAAATCAAAAACACAATGATAAACCAGTGGTATTTTTGGATGGCCCGGGCGGGTCACAAGTACCTCAGAGTGTGTTGCGTGCGATGAATGAGTATCTTGGTGCTTACAACTCTAATCTTGGCGGGCATTATTTTTCCAGCAAGCACACAGTTGAGCTAGTCGGGCTAGCAAGAGCTTGTGGTCGTGATTTCGTGAATGCGCCGAGTGCAGACAATATTGTGTTTGGCGCTAATATGACATCGCTGACCTTTCAGTTGAGCCGTGCGATTGCTAGAGAGTGGCGCGAGGGCGATGAAGTGATTGTCACTGCGCTCGATCACTATTCAAACGTCTCTAGCTGGGAGCAAGCGGCAGAAGATAGAGGTGCAGTCGTTAAACAAGCGAAGGTGAATACTCAGGATTGTTCGATGGACTTGGAGCATTTTGAATCTTTGCTATCAACTAAAACCAAGCTGGTTGCGGTAACGTATGCCTCAAACACCACAGGTACGATTACCGATATCAAACGTATTGTTGAGTTGGCGAAGCAATACGATGCGGCGGTTTATGTTGATGCGGTGCATTATGCACCTCACAACCTTATTGATGTACAAGCGTTAGGTTGCGACTTTTTGGTTTGCTCAGCTTACAAATTCTTTGGCCCCCATTTGGGAGTGGCATACATCAGCTCTGATTGGTTGCAGACACTAAGACCTTATAAAGTTGAACCAGCAACAGACATTGGCCCCGGAAGGTTTGAAACGGGTACGCAGAGTTTTGAGGCGCTAGCAGGTTTTATCGCTGCGGTAGAGTACTTGGCATCTTGGGGTGAGGGTACATCACTTCGAGCGCAGCTAACGAGTGCGTTTGAAGCGATGGGTAAACATGAAGAGCTATTGAGTCGCTACTTTTTGCAACGTTTGTCTCAAGCCGAGGGCTTAACACTCTACGGTAGTCAAGAAAGCAGCCATACAGTGAGAACTCCAACGTTTGCCCTGCGTTCAAATACACACACGCCAGAGCAGCTCGCGAGGGCACTCGGTGAGCAGAACATCTGTGTCTGGAATGGTCACTTTTATGCTCTAGGTC